The Urbifossiella limnaea genome has a window encoding:
- a CDS encoding transglutaminase family protein: protein MGIRVALSHVTTYRYDRPVTLGPHTVRLRPAPHARTPIHSYSLRVEPADQYLNWQQDPYSNHLARLVFLKPTTELKVTVEVVAEMVPINPFDFFVDESAQEYPFTYEAGLARELAPYLETLPAGPRLRELVASCRRSGVTTNDYLVSLNHAVQRHVGYVIRLEPGVQTPEETLDLRRGSCRDSAWLLVQLARHLGLAARFVSGYLIQLVADEKPVEGPEGPPADFTDLHAWAEIYVPGAGWVGLDATSGLLAAEGHIPLACTADPSSAAPIAGSYSWVGDEKIVEEFDHEMTVTRLDEKPRVTKPYTDEQWAAIDALGRRVDADLREWDVRLTMGGEPTFVSIDDRDAEEWNTGAVGPNKRRQGLTLLKRLRDKWAPGGLLHHGMGKWYPGEQLPRWAFGCWWRRDGEPVWADPELVADESVKYGFGAGDSDRFVTRLAELLGVNPAHAMPGYEDAWYHMWRERRLPANVDPFDSKLDDEQERARLARVFEQKLGSVVGHTLPVRRAFGPGSKWESGDWFLRKERLYLLPGDSPMGLRLPLDGVYWEDPDHRQFMAERDPFTPRGPLPQRAEILGQRADGKEPVFDPRFRGNGVPERPGVTRPTSSAVVRTALCVEPRGGIMHVFMPPQRLVEDYLDLVAAVEQTAAELRMPVLIEGYKPPHDSRLNHFSVTPDPGVIEVNTHPAASWDELVATTTTLYEEAKQSRLCTEKFMLDGRHTGTGGGNHVVIGGATPADSPLLRRPDLLKSLVGFWVNHPSLSYLFSGLFVGPTSQHPRVDESRHDALRELELAFQQVTANRGEHVPAYLVDRLFRHLLTDSTGNTHRTEFCIDKLYSPDSATGRLGLLELRSFEMPPHARMSLAQQVLLRSLVSWFWRKPYDKPLVRWGTALHDKFMLPHFVAEDFGDALAELGDRGGYALDPAWFTPHVEFRFPLIGELTRRGVNLELRTAIEPWHVLGEEGAVGGTARYVDSSVERVQVKVQGLTDPRHVVTCNGRRVPLHPTGTTGEYVAGVRYRAWQPPSCLHPTIPVHAPLVFDVLDTWNDRSIGGCTYHVSHPGGRGHEVLPVNALEAEGRRIARFSALGHTPGPVSVPPAEVSPEFPLTLDLRTAEPVRYRAPQPAPEPTPRRVAEGVVS, encoded by the coding sequence GTTCGACTTCTTCGTCGACGAGTCGGCGCAGGAGTACCCGTTCACCTACGAGGCCGGGCTGGCCCGCGAGCTGGCGCCGTACCTGGAAACGCTCCCGGCCGGCCCCCGGCTGCGCGAGCTCGTCGCCTCGTGCCGGCGGAGCGGGGTTACCACGAACGACTACCTCGTGAGCCTGAACCACGCGGTGCAGCGGCACGTCGGCTACGTCATCCGGCTGGAGCCGGGCGTGCAGACGCCGGAGGAAACGCTCGACCTGCGCCGCGGGTCGTGCCGCGACTCGGCGTGGCTGCTGGTGCAGTTGGCCCGCCACCTCGGCCTGGCGGCGCGGTTCGTGTCCGGCTACCTCATCCAGCTCGTCGCCGACGAGAAGCCGGTGGAGGGCCCGGAAGGCCCGCCCGCCGACTTCACCGACCTGCACGCCTGGGCCGAGATTTACGTCCCCGGCGCCGGCTGGGTCGGCCTCGACGCCACCTCCGGGCTGCTGGCAGCGGAGGGGCACATCCCGCTAGCCTGCACCGCCGATCCTTCGTCCGCCGCACCCATCGCCGGCTCGTACAGCTGGGTCGGCGACGAGAAGATCGTCGAGGAGTTCGACCACGAGATGACGGTGACGCGGCTCGACGAGAAGCCGCGGGTGACGAAGCCGTACACGGACGAGCAGTGGGCCGCGATCGACGCCCTCGGTCGCCGCGTGGACGCCGACCTGCGCGAGTGGGACGTGCGGCTGACGATGGGCGGCGAGCCCACCTTCGTGAGCATCGACGACCGCGACGCCGAGGAGTGGAACACGGGTGCCGTCGGCCCGAACAAGCGCCGCCAGGGCCTGACGCTGCTGAAGCGGCTGCGCGACAAGTGGGCGCCCGGCGGGCTGCTGCACCACGGCATGGGGAAGTGGTACCCCGGCGAGCAACTGCCGCGGTGGGCGTTCGGCTGCTGGTGGCGCCGCGACGGCGAGCCGGTCTGGGCCGACCCCGAACTCGTCGCCGACGAGAGCGTGAAGTACGGCTTCGGCGCCGGCGACAGCGACCGGTTTGTAACGCGGCTGGCCGAGTTGCTGGGCGTGAACCCCGCCCACGCCATGCCCGGGTACGAGGACGCGTGGTACCACATGTGGCGCGAGCGGCGCCTGCCGGCGAACGTGGACCCGTTCGACAGCAAGCTCGACGACGAGCAGGAGCGCGCCCGGCTGGCCCGCGTGTTCGAGCAGAAACTGGGGTCGGTGGTGGGCCACACGCTGCCGGTGCGGCGGGCGTTCGGGCCGGGGTCGAAGTGGGAGAGTGGCGACTGGTTCCTCCGCAAGGAGCGGCTGTACCTCCTCCCCGGCGACAGCCCGATGGGCTTGCGCCTCCCGCTCGACGGCGTGTACTGGGAAGACCCCGACCACCGGCAGTTCATGGCGGAGCGCGACCCGTTCACCCCGCGCGGCCCGCTGCCGCAGCGGGCCGAGATCCTCGGGCAGCGGGCCGACGGCAAGGAGCCGGTCTTCGACCCGCGGTTCCGCGGCAACGGCGTTCCCGAGCGCCCGGGCGTCACCCGCCCCACGTCCTCCGCCGTCGTGCGCACCGCGCTGTGCGTCGAACCCCGCGGCGGGATCATGCACGTGTTCATGCCGCCGCAGCGGCTCGTGGAGGACTACCTCGACCTCGTCGCCGCCGTCGAGCAGACCGCCGCCGAGCTGCGGATGCCGGTGCTGATCGAGGGCTACAAGCCGCCGCACGACTCGCGGCTGAACCACTTCTCGGTGACGCCCGACCCCGGCGTCATCGAGGTGAACACGCACCCGGCCGCGAGCTGGGACGAACTCGTGGCGACCACCACCACGCTGTACGAGGAGGCGAAGCAGAGCCGCCTGTGTACCGAGAAGTTCATGCTCGACGGCCGGCACACCGGCACCGGCGGCGGCAACCACGTCGTGATCGGCGGCGCCACCCCGGCCGATTCGCCGCTACTCCGCCGGCCCGACCTGCTCAAGAGCCTCGTCGGCTTCTGGGTGAACCACCCGAGCCTGTCGTACCTGTTCAGCGGCCTGTTCGTCGGCCCGACCAGCCAGCACCCGCGGGTGGACGAGTCGCGGCACGACGCCCTCCGCGAGCTGGAGCTGGCGTTCCAGCAGGTGACGGCCAACCGCGGCGAGCACGTCCCCGCGTACCTCGTAGACCGGCTGTTCCGCCACCTCCTGACGGACTCGACGGGGAACACCCACCGCACCGAGTTCTGCATCGACAAGCTCTACAGCCCCGACAGCGCCACCGGCCGCCTCGGGCTGCTGGAGCTGCGCTCGTTCGAGATGCCGCCGCACGCCCGCATGAGCCTCGCCCAGCAGGTGCTGTTGCGGTCGCTGGTGTCGTGGTTCTGGCGGAAGCCCTACGACAAGCCGCTCGTGCGCTGGGGCACGGCGCTGCACGACAAGTTCATGCTGCCGCACTTCGTGGCCGAGGACTTCGGCGACGCCCTCGCCGAGCTCGGCGACCGCGGCGGGTACGCGCTCGACCCGGCGTGGTTCACCCCGCACGTCGAGTTCCGCTTCCCGCTGATCGGCGAGCTGACGCGCCGCGGGGTGAACCTCGAGCTCCGCACCGCCATCGAGCCCTGGCACGTTCTCGGCGAGGAAGGGGCGGTCGGCGGCACGGCGCGGTACGTCGATTCGTCGGTGGAGCGGGTGCAGGTGAAGGTGCAAGGCCTGACCGACCCGCGGCACGTGGTGACGTGCAACGGCCGCCGCGTGCCGCTCCACCCGACGGGCACGACCGGCGAGTACGTGGCCGGCGTCCGCTACCGGGCGTGGCAGCCGCCGAGTTGCCTCCACCCCACAATTCCGGTTCACGCCCCGCTGGTGTTCGACGTGCTGGACACGTGGAACGACCGCAGCATCGGCGGCTGCACGTACCACGTGTCGCACCCCGGCGGCCGTGGCCACGAGGTGCTGCCGGTGAACGCGCTGGAGGCCGAGGGGCGGCGCATCGCGCGCTTCTCGGCGCTGGGTCACACGCCGGGGCCGGTGAGCGTGCCGCCGGCGGAGGTGAGCCCCGAGTTCCCGCTGACGCTCGACCTGCGCACCGCCGAGCCGGTCCGCTACCGGGCGCCGCAGCCGGCGCCGGAACCGACCCCGCGACGGGTCGCGGAGGGTGTGGTAAGCTGA
- a CDS encoding circularly permuted type 2 ATP-grasp protein, which produces MSSLNPESRISNPPAYQPPPAGYDEAADAAGPRPHWQRFFHALDDLGPAELGRRWRDAQHLIRENGVTYNVYGDPRGIARPWQLDPIPLLIPPAEAAHLEAGLLQRGRLLERVLADLYGPQRLLRDGLIPPELVYPNPGFLRPCHGIKVPGGRFLHLYAANLGRGADGHWRVIGDRTQAPSGAGYALENRIVMTRTLPEAFRDCRAHRLALFFQTFRDTLRSIAPRNRDNPRVVLLTPGPFNETYFEHAYLARYLGYTLVEGGDLTVRDNRVFLKVLGGLQQVDVIFRRLDDDFCDPLEQRPDSFLGVPGLTHAVRSGNVAIANALGTGVLETPALLAYLPRLCRELLGEELRLESVPTWWCGDPEALRYVLDHLDAVVVKPAFAANRLEPVFPSDLAAADRAAFVTRLKAQPRDFVAQGRLDLSTAPVLAGGALAPRKMVLRAYLAADTESRSGFTVMPGGLTRVSAAPDTIVVSMQRGGGSKDTWVLAAGAAIDFSMLNSGARVELTRAGGDLPSRAADNLFWLGRYAERAEGTTRLLRGIAVRLAERSGLAETPEVPALFHALSLRADLPAAVARESPEAHVLRVVFDATHAGSLVSTVRAVCRLAGVVRDRISIDMWRALNGLADFPADPAYYGEDGPTPADVLDLLNRTVLTLAAFGGLAVESMTRGEGWRFLDLGRRLERSLHMISLLNGTMTHPSVQDGPVLDAVLEVADSGMTYRRRYLGSLRAEAVLDLLVFDESNPRSLGSQLVALEDDVNHLPRPTRGAGRSPEQRFALAALSSVRMAEPEKLAAVVEGTRPELKTVLDIVGNWLPILSDAITLQFLTHLQPSRHLASPEPVRQTGAASGDRL; this is translated from the coding sequence ATGTCTTCCCTGAATCCCGAATCCCGAATCTCGAATCCTCCCGCGTACCAGCCTCCGCCGGCCGGGTACGACGAGGCCGCCGACGCCGCGGGGCCGCGGCCGCACTGGCAGCGGTTCTTCCACGCCCTTGACGACCTCGGCCCGGCGGAGCTCGGCCGCCGCTGGCGCGACGCCCAGCACCTCATCCGCGAAAACGGCGTCACCTACAACGTCTACGGCGACCCGCGCGGCATCGCCCGCCCTTGGCAGCTTGACCCCATTCCGCTGCTGATCCCGCCCGCCGAGGCCGCCCACCTCGAAGCCGGCCTCCTCCAGCGCGGCCGACTCCTCGAGCGGGTTCTCGCCGACCTGTACGGCCCGCAGCGGCTACTGCGCGACGGCCTGATCCCGCCCGAACTCGTCTACCCGAATCCGGGCTTCCTGCGGCCGTGCCACGGCATCAAGGTGCCCGGCGGGCGCTTCCTCCACCTCTACGCCGCGAACCTCGGCCGCGGTGCCGACGGCCACTGGCGCGTCATCGGCGACCGCACACAGGCGCCGTCCGGGGCCGGGTACGCGCTGGAGAACCGCATCGTGATGACGCGGACGCTCCCGGAAGCGTTCCGCGACTGCCGCGCCCACCGGCTCGCGCTCTTCTTCCAGACCTTCCGGGACACGCTCCGCTCGATCGCGCCCCGCAACCGCGACAACCCGCGCGTCGTGCTGCTGACGCCGGGGCCGTTCAACGAGACGTACTTCGAGCACGCCTACCTCGCCCGCTACCTCGGCTACACGCTCGTGGAAGGCGGCGACCTCACCGTCCGCGACAACCGCGTGTTCCTCAAGGTGCTCGGCGGCCTGCAACAGGTGGACGTGATCTTCCGCCGCCTCGACGACGACTTCTGCGACCCGCTGGAGCAGCGGCCGGACTCGTTCCTCGGGGTGCCCGGGCTGACGCACGCCGTCCGCAGCGGGAACGTCGCCATCGCCAACGCCCTCGGCACCGGCGTACTCGAAACGCCGGCGCTGCTCGCGTACCTGCCGCGCCTGTGCCGCGAGTTGCTCGGCGAGGAGTTGCGCCTCGAATCCGTGCCGACGTGGTGGTGCGGCGACCCGGAGGCGCTGCGGTACGTCCTCGACCACCTCGACGCGGTCGTCGTGAAGCCGGCGTTCGCGGCGAATCGGCTCGAACCGGTGTTCCCGTCCGACCTGGCCGCCGCCGACCGGGCCGCGTTCGTGACGCGGTTGAAGGCTCAACCGCGGGACTTCGTCGCGCAGGGGCGGCTCGACCTGTCCACGGCCCCGGTGCTAGCCGGCGGCGCGCTCGCGCCGCGAAAGATGGTGCTGCGGGCGTACCTGGCCGCCGACACGGAGTCGCGCAGCGGCTTCACCGTGATGCCCGGCGGGCTGACGCGGGTGAGCGCCGCCCCGGACACGATCGTCGTGTCGATGCAGCGCGGCGGCGGCAGCAAGGACACGTGGGTGCTCGCGGCCGGGGCGGCGATCGACTTCAGCATGTTGAACTCGGGCGCCCGCGTCGAGCTGACCCGCGCCGGCGGCGACCTGCCGAGCCGCGCCGCCGACAACCTGTTCTGGCTCGGCCGCTACGCCGAACGCGCCGAGGGCACGACGCGGCTGCTCCGCGGCATCGCCGTGCGGCTCGCGGAGCGGAGCGGCCTCGCGGAGACGCCCGAGGTGCCGGCGCTGTTCCACGCGCTGAGCCTCCGCGCCGACCTGCCGGCGGCGGTGGCCCGCGAGAGCCCGGAAGCGCACGTCCTGCGCGTGGTGTTCGACGCGACGCACGCCGGCAGCCTGGTCTCGACGGTGCGGGCGGTGTGCCGGCTGGCCGGGGTCGTGCGCGACCGCATCAGCATCGACATGTGGCGGGCGCTGAACGGCCTCGCCGACTTCCCCGCCGACCCGGCCTACTACGGCGAGGACGGCCCGACCCCGGCCGACGTACTCGACCTGCTCAACCGCACCGTGCTGACGCTCGCCGCGTTCGGCGGCCTGGCCGTGGAGAGCATGACCCGCGGCGAGGGCTGGCGGTTCCTCGACCTGGGCCGGCGGCTCGAACGCTCGCTCCACATGATCTCGCTGCTGAACGGCACGATGACGCACCCGTCAGTCCAGGACGGCCCCGTCCTCGACGCCGTGCTCGAAGTGGCCGACAGCGGCATGACCTACCGCCGCCGCTACCTCGGCAGCCTGCGGGCCGAGGCGGTGCTCGACCTGCTGGTGTTCGACGAGTCGAACCCGCGGTCGCTGGGCTCGCAGCTGGTGGCGCTGGAGGACGACGTGAACCACCTGCCGCGGCCGACGCGCGGCGCCGGCCGGTCGCCGGAGCAGCGGTTCGCGCTGGCGGCGCTCAGTTCGGTGCGGATGGCCGAGCCGGAGAAACTGGCCGCGGTTGTCGAAGGGACGCGGCCGGAGTTGAAGACGGTGCTCGACATCGTCGGCAACTGGCTGCCGATCCTCTCCGACGCCATCACGCTGCAGTTCCTCACGCACTTGCAGCCGTCGCGGCACCTGGCGTCACCCGAGCCGGTGAGGCAGACGGGGGCGGCGAGCGGCGACCGGTTGTGA
- the eno gene encoding phosphopyruvate hydratase — translation MNHTITGVTAREILDSRGNPTVECEVRLACGTVGRAAVPSGASTGAHEAVELRDGDKGRYGGKGTLGAVRNVKDTIAPALTGMSALDQVRLDRRMIELDGTPNKGKLGANAILGVSMAAAHAAAAAVGLPLYRYVGGTNAVTLPVPLMNVLNGGKHADSTVDFQEFMIVPVGATTFREALRMGAEVFHSLKKVLHDKGLNTAVGDEGGFAPNIPSADEALATISKAIEKAGYKPGEHVAFALDPACTELYEEAKHKGKDGYCFFKSAPDKIISTDEMIDLWAGLAAKYPIVSIEDGLSEDDWAGWNKLTTKLGGKVQLVGDDLFVTNTTRLARGIAEGCGNSILVKVNQIGTLTETLESVELAKRNKFTAILSHRSGETEDTTIADLAVATNCGQIKTGSASRTDRIAKYNQLLRIEEQLGGAAVYGAELRK, via the coding sequence ATGAACCACACCATTACGGGCGTCACCGCCCGCGAGATCCTCGACAGCCGGGGCAACCCCACCGTCGAGTGCGAAGTCCGACTCGCCTGCGGCACCGTCGGCCGGGCCGCGGTCCCCAGCGGGGCCAGCACCGGGGCGCACGAAGCCGTCGAACTGCGCGACGGCGACAAGGGCCGCTACGGCGGCAAGGGCACCCTCGGCGCCGTGCGTAACGTCAAGGACACGATCGCCCCGGCACTCACCGGCATGAGCGCGCTCGACCAGGTGCGCCTCGACCGCCGCATGATCGAGCTCGACGGCACCCCCAACAAGGGAAAGCTCGGCGCCAACGCCATCCTCGGCGTGTCGATGGCCGCCGCCCACGCCGCGGCCGCCGCCGTGGGCCTGCCGCTGTACCGGTACGTCGGCGGCACCAACGCGGTGACACTGCCGGTGCCGCTGATGAACGTCCTCAACGGCGGCAAGCACGCCGACAGCACGGTCGATTTCCAGGAGTTCATGATCGTGCCGGTGGGCGCCACCACCTTCCGCGAGGCGCTGCGGATGGGGGCCGAGGTGTTCCACAGCCTCAAGAAGGTGCTCCACGACAAGGGGCTGAACACGGCCGTCGGCGACGAGGGCGGGTTCGCCCCGAACATCCCCAGCGCCGACGAGGCGCTCGCCACGATCTCGAAGGCCATCGAGAAGGCCGGGTACAAGCCCGGTGAGCACGTCGCGTTCGCGCTCGACCCGGCCTGCACCGAGCTGTACGAGGAGGCGAAGCACAAGGGGAAGGACGGTTACTGCTTCTTCAAGAGCGCCCCGGACAAGATCATTTCGACCGACGAAATGATCGACCTGTGGGCGGGGCTCGCCGCGAAGTACCCGATCGTGTCGATCGAGGACGGCCTGAGCGAGGACGACTGGGCCGGGTGGAACAAGCTGACGACGAAGCTCGGCGGCAAGGTGCAGCTGGTGGGCGACGACCTGTTCGTGACGAACACGACGCGGCTGGCCCGCGGCATCGCCGAGGGGTGCGGGAACAGCATCCTGGTGAAGGTGAACCAGATCGGCACGCTGACCGAGACGCTGGAGAGCGTGGAGCTGGCGAAGCGGAACAAGTTCACGGCCATCCTGAGCCACCGCAGCGGCGAGACGGAGGACACCACGATCGCCGACCTGGCGGTGGCGACGAACTGCGGCCAGATCAAGACCGGCAGCGCGAGCCGGACGGACCGGATCGCCAAGTACAACCAGCTGCTGCGGATCGAGGAGCAGCTCGGCGGCGCGGCCGTGTACGGCGCCGAGCTGCGGAAGTGA
- a CDS encoding zinc-binding metallopeptidase family protein: MKVFRCDHCRHLVFFENVQCVACNHSLAFLPDLRLIGSLDPAGEGLFTSPIERSAPAYRLCANYVSNNVCNWAVPADDPDPLCPSCRLSSVIPDLDVPGHREKWYKVEVAKRRLVYTLMALRLPLVMKELDPEHGLAFEFKADPANPTLPRVLTGHADGVITLNIAEAEDAERERVRALFGEPYRTLVGHFRHESGHYYWDRLVKDSPRIGAFRELFGDDRESYGDALKRHHVNGPPADWRDRFVSAYASVHAWEDWAETWAHYLHIVDSLETAAACGVRLRPPRPGDPALRAIPDPLDDEYEPFPDLMESWLPLTYMLNNLNRGLGLSDAYPFVLTDQAVAKLRFVHDTVWEGRTPAAPPA, translated from the coding sequence ATGAAAGTCTTCCGCTGCGACCACTGCCGCCACCTGGTGTTCTTCGAGAACGTCCAGTGCGTGGCCTGCAACCACTCCCTGGCCTTCCTGCCCGACCTGCGCCTGATCGGCTCACTCGACCCGGCCGGCGAAGGCCTGTTCACGTCGCCGATCGAGCGGTCGGCGCCGGCGTACCGGTTGTGCGCCAACTACGTGTCCAACAACGTCTGCAACTGGGCCGTCCCCGCCGACGACCCCGACCCGCTGTGCCCGTCGTGCCGGCTGTCGAGCGTCATCCCCGACCTGGACGTGCCCGGCCACCGCGAGAAGTGGTACAAGGTGGAGGTGGCCAAGCGCCGCCTGGTGTACACGCTGATGGCCCTGCGGCTGCCGCTGGTCATGAAGGAGCTCGACCCCGAGCACGGGCTGGCGTTCGAGTTCAAGGCCGACCCCGCCAATCCGACCCTGCCGCGCGTCCTCACCGGCCACGCCGACGGCGTCATCACGCTGAACATCGCCGAGGCCGAGGACGCCGAGCGGGAGCGCGTGCGGGCGCTGTTCGGCGAGCCGTACCGCACGCTCGTCGGCCACTTCCGCCACGAGAGCGGCCATTACTACTGGGACCGCCTCGTGAAGGACTCGCCGCGGATCGGCGCCTTCCGCGAGCTGTTCGGCGACGACCGCGAGAGCTACGGCGACGCCCTGAAGCGGCACCACGTCAACGGCCCGCCCGCCGACTGGCGGGACCGGTTCGTGTCGGCCTACGCAAGCGTCCACGCCTGGGAGGACTGGGCCGAGACGTGGGCGCACTACCTCCACATCGTGGATTCGCTCGAAACCGCGGCGGCGTGCGGGGTGCGGCTGCGGCCGCCGCGGCCGGGCGACCCGGCGCTGCGGGCCATCCCCGACCCGCTGGACGACGAGTACGAGCCGTTCCCCGACCTGATGGAGAGCTGGCTGCCGCTGACGTACATGCTGAACAACCTGAACCGCGGCCTCGGCCTCAGCGACGCCTACCCGTTCGTGCTGACCGACCAGGCGGTGGCCAAGCTGCGGTTCGTTCACGACACCGTGTGGGAGGGCCGCACGCCCGCCGCGCCGCCGGCGTGA
- a CDS encoding transglutaminase family protein, producing the protein MRYHITHVTTYAYAEAVSLCQNVAHLAPRPSHRQRAESPFLSITPDPAVMEDRVDFFGNPVCYFTVQEPHKELTVSVEHRVSVTPDPVPTHSPPWEAVRDRLPHDRDPVWLDAYQFVFDSRFIAADRKYADYAAGAFSPGRPIVDAALELMRRVHVDFVYDPRATTLATPVAEVFETRRGVCQDFAHFMLSCLRSLGLAARYVSGYLSTLPPPGKARVVGADATHAWVSLFCGDAGWVDLDPTNDTVPADRHVLLAWGRDYEDVSPLKGVILGGGHHSVKVAVDVRPDDDQPAHAGGAAGVRPSHTVS; encoded by the coding sequence ATGCGCTACCACATCACGCACGTCACCACCTACGCCTACGCCGAGGCCGTGTCGCTCTGCCAGAACGTCGCGCACCTCGCGCCGCGGCCGTCGCACCGGCAGCGCGCCGAGTCGCCCTTCCTCAGCATCACCCCCGACCCGGCCGTGATGGAAGACCGCGTCGACTTCTTCGGCAACCCGGTGTGCTACTTCACCGTCCAGGAGCCGCACAAGGAACTCACGGTGAGCGTCGAGCACCGGGTGAGCGTGACGCCCGACCCCGTGCCGACGCACTCGCCGCCGTGGGAAGCCGTCCGCGACCGGCTGCCGCACGACCGCGACCCGGTGTGGCTCGACGCCTACCAGTTCGTGTTCGACTCGCGGTTCATCGCCGCCGACCGGAAGTACGCCGACTACGCCGCGGGGGCGTTCTCGCCCGGCCGGCCCATCGTGGACGCCGCCCTCGAGCTGATGCGGCGCGTCCACGTCGACTTCGTCTACGACCCGCGGGCGACGACGCTCGCCACGCCGGTCGCCGAGGTGTTCGAGACCCGCCGCGGCGTCTGCCAGGACTTCGCCCACTTCATGCTGAGCTGCCTGCGGTCGCTGGGGCTGGCGGCGCGGTACGTGAGCGGCTACCTGTCGACGCTGCCGCCGCCGGGGAAGGCGCGGGTGGTCGGGGCCGACGCCACGCACGCCTGGGTGAGCCTGTTTTGCGGCGACGCCGGGTGGGTGGACCTGGACCCGACGAACGACACGGTGCCGGCCGACCGGCACGTGCTACTGGCGTGGGGCCGCGACTACGAGGACGTGAGCCCGCTCAAGGGCGTGATCCTCGGCGGCGGGCACCACTCGGTCAAGGTGGCGGTGGACGTGAGGCCCGACGACGACCAGCCCGCTCACGCCGGCGGCGCGGCGGGCGTGCGGCCCTCCCACACGGTGTCGTGA
- a CDS encoding deoxyribonuclease IV codes for MPLFGAHLSVAGGLHKAPAAAAELGMDTVQVFTANPNAWAAKKLDPAAVAAFKQAVAASGVQYPTAHDSYLINLAAPDDGLWHKSIDAFAAELDRSEELGLSYVVTHPGAHVGTGVEAGVTRVVAALDIILERCRGYRVRVLLETTAGQGTTLGAAFDELAAMLDRVKQPERLGVCLDTCHVFAAGYPLGTAADYADTFGQFDRLIGLKRLCLFHVNDSLKPLGSRVDRHAGIGLGEMGDEPFRRLVRDPRFADMPMILETPKEDAAGNPMDAVNLARLKGFAAPPSSKRKRRVV; via the coding sequence ATGCCGCTGTTCGGCGCTCACCTGTCCGTCGCCGGCGGGCTCCACAAGGCGCCCGCGGCCGCCGCCGAGCTCGGCATGGACACCGTGCAGGTGTTCACGGCCAACCCCAACGCCTGGGCCGCCAAGAAACTCGACCCCGCCGCCGTCGCCGCGTTCAAGCAGGCCGTCGCCGCCAGCGGCGTCCAATACCCCACGGCCCACGACTCGTACCTCATCAACCTCGCCGCCCCCGACGACGGCCTGTGGCACAAGTCCATCGACGCCTTCGCCGCCGAACTCGACCGCTCCGAGGAACTCGGTCTCAGCTACGTCGTCACCCACCCGGGGGCGCACGTCGGCACCGGCGTCGAAGCCGGCGTCACGCGCGTCGTCGCCGCGCTGGACATCATCCTGGAGCGGTGCCGCGGCTACCGGGTTCGCGTGCTGCTGGAGACGACCGCGGGGCAGGGCACCACCCTCGGCGCCGCCTTCGACGAACTCGCCGCCATGCTCGACCGCGTGAAGCAGCCCGAACGGCTCGGCGTGTGCCTCGACACGTGCCACGTCTTCGCCGCCGGCTACCCCCTCGGCACCGCCGCCGACTACGCCGACACCTTCGGCCAGTTCGACCGCCTCATCGGCCTGAAGCGGCTGTGCCTGTTCCACGTCAACGACAGTCTCAAACCGCTCGGCAGCCGGGTGGACCGGCACGCCGGCATCGGCCTCGGCGAGATGGGCGACGAGCCGTTCCGCCGGCTCGTGCGCGACCCGCGCTTCGCCGACATGCCGATGATTCTGGAGACGCCGAAAGAGGACGCCGCGGGCAACCCGATGGACGCGGTGAACCTGGCGCGGCTGAAGGGGTTCGCGGCCCCGCCGTCGTCGAAGCGGAAGCGGCGGGTCGTGTAG